From the genome of Terriglobia bacterium, one region includes:
- the atpD gene encoding F0F1 ATP synthase subunit beta, with amino-acid sequence MENIGHVIQIAGPAVDVQFAEGMLPPIYQALKVVSDGFNVPTPIKVVLEVQQHLGEGRVRCVAMEPTDGMVRGMKAIDLGGPISVPVGKGTLGRVINVIGEPVDNLGPVQCTERLPIHRPAPAFDEQSTRAEMFETGVKVIDLIQPFLKGGKIGLFGGAGVGKTVVIMELINNVAKQHGGFSVFGGVGERTREGNDLWLEMTESGVIKPGVPAESKAALIYGQMTEPPGARLRVALTALTVAEYFRDAEGADTLLFIDNIFRFTQAGSEVSALLGRMPSAVGYQPNLASEMGELQERITSTKKGSVTSVQAIYVPADDLTDPAPATTFAHLDATTVLSRPLTEIGIYPAVDPLASTSRILDPHIVGEEHYRVAQGVKQILQRYKDLQDIIAILGIDELSEDDKLTVARARKIQKFLSQPFHVAEQFTGMKGRYVKVEDTVRSFNEILQGKHDEVPEQAFYMVGTIEEVLEKADKLKAGAVA; translated from the coding sequence ATGGAAAACATCGGACACGTGATTCAGATCGCCGGACCGGCGGTTGACGTTCAATTCGCGGAGGGCATGTTGCCCCCGATTTACCAGGCGCTCAAGGTCGTCAGCGACGGCTTCAACGTACCCACGCCCATCAAGGTCGTGCTCGAAGTGCAGCAGCATCTTGGCGAAGGGCGCGTGCGCTGCGTGGCCATGGAGCCCACGGACGGCATGGTGCGCGGCATGAAGGCCATCGATCTTGGCGGACCCATCTCGGTGCCGGTCGGCAAGGGCACCCTCGGACGCGTCATTAACGTCATCGGCGAGCCTGTCGACAACCTCGGCCCCGTGCAGTGCACCGAGAGGCTGCCGATCCACCGTCCGGCACCCGCATTCGATGAGCAGTCCACGCGGGCGGAAATGTTCGAGACCGGTGTGAAAGTCATCGATCTCATCCAGCCCTTCCTGAAGGGCGGTAAGATCGGATTGTTCGGCGGCGCCGGCGTCGGCAAGACCGTCGTCATCATGGAACTCATCAACAACGTCGCCAAGCAGCACGGTGGATTCTCCGTGTTCGGCGGCGTCGGCGAACGCACCCGCGAGGGCAACGACCTCTGGCTGGAAATGACCGAGTCGGGCGTGATCAAGCCCGGCGTGCCCGCCGAATCGAAGGCCGCGCTGATTTACGGCCAGATGACCGAGCCGCCCGGGGCACGTCTTCGCGTCGCGCTGACCGCTCTGACCGTCGCCGAGTACTTCCGCGACGCCGAGGGCGCCGACACGCTGCTCTTCATCGACAACATCTTCCGGTTCACGCAGGCCGGTTCCGAGGTGTCCGCGCTGCTGGGCCGCATGCCCAGCGCCGTGGGATACCAGCCGAACCTCGCATCTGAAATGGGCGAACTGCAGGAGCGCATCACCTCGACCAAGAAGGGCTCAGTCACCTCGGTGCAGGCCATTTACGTGCCCGCCGACGACTTGACCGATCCCGCTCCGGCCACCACGTTCGCTCACCTTGACGCAACCACGGTGCTTTCGCGTCCGTTGACCGAAATCGGAATCTATCCCGCGGTTGATCCGCTGGCATCGACCTCGCGCATTCTCGATCCCCACATCGTCGGCGAGGAGCACTATCGAGTGGCGCAGGGTGTGAAGCAGATACTGCAGCGCTATAAGGACCTCCAGGACATCATCGCCATTCTCGGTATCGACGAGTTGAGCGAAGACGACAAGTTGACGGTAGCGCGCGCCCGTAAGATCCAGAAGTTCCTCTCCCAGCCGTTCCACGTTGCCGAACAGTTCACGGGCATGAAGGGCCGCTACGTGAAGGTTGAGGACACGGTGCGCAGCTTCAATGAGATCCTCCAGGGCAAGCACGACGAGGTGCCGGAGCAGGCGTTCTACATGGTCGGAACAATCGAAGAAGTGCTGGAGAAGGCCGACAAACTGAAGGCGGGAGCGGTCGCGTAA
- the atpG gene encoding ATP synthase F1 subunit gamma encodes MAGVLDIRRRIRSVRNTRQITRAMKMVSAAKLRRAQDRAMAARPYAQMLTNVLKSLVGRAEIYDPQTGAPKHPLLERREEKTALLIIVTGDKGLAGAFNANILKAAMRFIESKAGKNIDIIAFGRKGRDFLRRRFPVTDEPSARKGPVQIVGEYSGLLGKAAFDNAHEIAEKVIDRYCEGEIDSVYLVFNEFKSVIAQRLVVDTVLPVGAIGEHVLAQVEELTTEQREQAAEAALKAGVSLEEPETREIDERAKLFGAAQVDYIYEQSPKDLFAALLPKYIAIQIYHSMLESWAAFNAAQMTAMDSATNNASEMIDSLTLAMNRARQASITKEIIEIVSGAAAL; translated from the coding sequence ATGGCAGGCGTACTCGACATTCGGCGTCGCATTCGAAGCGTTCGCAACACGCGGCAGATCACGCGCGCGATGAAGATGGTTTCGGCTGCGAAGCTGCGCCGAGCACAGGACCGCGCCATGGCGGCGCGTCCGTACGCGCAGATGCTGACGAACGTGCTGAAGTCGCTGGTCGGCCGCGCTGAAATCTACGATCCGCAGACTGGTGCGCCGAAGCATCCGCTGCTGGAGCGCCGCGAGGAAAAGACCGCGCTGCTGATTATTGTGACTGGCGACAAGGGGCTCGCCGGCGCTTTCAACGCCAACATCTTGAAGGCGGCGATGCGCTTCATCGAGTCAAAAGCCGGTAAGAACATCGACATTATCGCCTTTGGGCGCAAGGGCCGCGATTTTCTACGCCGGCGTTTTCCCGTGACGGACGAACCCTCGGCTCGCAAAGGCCCGGTCCAGATCGTCGGCGAATACTCCGGCCTGCTCGGAAAAGCGGCTTTCGACAATGCCCACGAGATCGCGGAGAAAGTCATCGACCGCTACTGCGAGGGCGAGATCGACTCGGTATATCTCGTCTTCAACGAATTCAAGTCGGTGATCGCGCAGCGCCTGGTTGTTGACACCGTCCTGCCGGTTGGAGCGATTGGCGAGCACGTGCTGGCCCAGGTAGAAGAACTCACCACCGAGCAGCGCGAACAGGCTGCGGAAGCCGCGCTGAAGGCAGGTGTCAGCCTGGAAGAGCCAGAAACTCGTGAAATCGACGAGCGCGCCAAGCTGTTCGGCGCCGCACAGGTTGACTACATTTACGAGCAGTCGCCGAAGGACTTGTTCGCGGCACTGCTGCCGAAGTACATCGCGATCCAGATCTATCATTCGATGCTGGAATCGTGGGCGGCTTTCAACGCTGCGCAGATGACCGCGATGGATTCGGCGACGAACAACGCCAGCGAAATGATCGACTCGTTAACGCTGGCGATGAACCGCGCCCGGCAGGCCTCGATCACGAAAGAAATCATCGAGATCGTAAGCGGGGCGGCGGCACTATAG
- the atpA gene encoding F0F1 ATP synthase subunit alpha: protein MPQIKADEITQLIREQIENYETKIAVDEVGTVISLGDGIARIHGLDKVMAGELIEFPHNVAGIAMNLEEDQVGSVLMGDYTEIKEGDEVRRTGRIMSVPVGEAMIGRVVNALGQPIDDKGPINTTQYLPLERIAPGVIDRQPVREPMATGIKAIDAMIPIGRGQRELIIGDRQTGKTAIVLDTIINSKGRDLVCVYCAIGQKRSSVAQVVKILEDAGAMEYTVVVVASASDPAPMQYIAPYAACAIGEYFRDSKRHALTIYDDLSKHAAAYREISLLLRRPPGREAYPGDVFYLHSRLLERAAKLSDAKGGGSLTSLPIIETQAGDVSAYIPTNVISITDGQIFLETDLFNSGIRPAVNVGLSVSRVGFSAAIKATKQVGATLKLELAQYRELAAFAQFGSDLDKATQQQLNRGQRLVEILKQAQFEPLPFTKQVLIIYAGTGGFLDDLAVEQCRPFEKSLYNYVETMNPGLLKTMEEKKALDDALKADMNKTITAAKERFLAEVKAAGAK, encoded by the coding sequence ATGCCCCAGATCAAAGCAGACGAAATTACGCAACTGATTCGCGAACAGATCGAGAACTACGAGACGAAGATCGCGGTCGACGAAGTCGGCACGGTCATTTCACTCGGCGACGGTATCGCCCGCATTCATGGGCTCGACAAGGTCATGGCGGGCGAACTCATTGAGTTCCCCCACAATGTGGCCGGTATCGCCATGAACCTGGAAGAAGACCAGGTCGGCTCGGTGCTGATGGGCGATTACACAGAAATCAAAGAAGGCGACGAGGTTCGCCGCACTGGGCGCATCATGAGCGTTCCTGTTGGCGAGGCCATGATTGGCCGTGTCGTCAACGCGCTGGGCCAACCCATCGACGACAAGGGCCCGATCAACACGACGCAGTATCTGCCACTGGAGCGCATCGCTCCCGGCGTCATCGATCGGCAACCCGTGCGCGAACCGATGGCCACCGGCATCAAAGCCATTGACGCCATGATTCCGATCGGCCGCGGACAGCGCGAATTGATCATTGGCGATCGCCAGACCGGCAAAACCGCTATCGTGCTCGACACGATCATTAACAGCAAGGGTCGCGACCTGGTCTGTGTTTACTGCGCGATCGGGCAGAAGCGTTCAAGCGTTGCCCAAGTGGTGAAGATCCTCGAAGATGCCGGCGCCATGGAGTACACCGTGGTAGTCGTTGCGTCGGCCTCCGATCCGGCGCCGATGCAGTACATCGCGCCATATGCGGCGTGCGCGATCGGCGAGTACTTCCGCGACAGCAAGCGGCACGCGCTGACGATCTATGACGATCTTTCGAAGCACGCGGCGGCGTATCGCGAGATCTCGCTGCTGCTGCGGCGTCCGCCCGGGCGCGAAGCGTATCCGGGAGACGTGTTCTATCTCCACTCCCGCTTGCTGGAACGCGCAGCTAAGCTGAGCGACGCCAAGGGCGGTGGTTCACTGACCTCGCTGCCCATCATTGAAACCCAGGCCGGCGACGTCTCGGCATACATCCCGACGAACGTCATTTCGATCACCGATGGCCAGATCTTCCTCGAGACCGATCTGTTCAACTCCGGCATTCGTCCTGCGGTGAACGTAGGTCTGTCGGTGAGCCGCGTCGGATTCTCGGCGGCGATCAAAGCGACCAAACAGGTCGGCGCCACGCTGAAACTGGAATTGGCACAGTACCGCGAACTCGCCGCATTTGCGCAGTTCGGCAGCGACCTCGACAAGGCGACGCAGCAGCAACTCAATCGCGGCCAGCGCCTGGTTGAAATCCTGAAGCAGGCGCAGTTCGAGCCGCTCCCATTCACCAAGCAGGTGCTCATCATCTATGCCGGAACCGGCGGGTTCCTCGACGATCTTGCGGTCGAACAGTGCCGCCCGTTCGAGAAATCGCTCTACAACTACGTCGAGACGATGAACCCCGGCCTGCTGAAGACGATGGAAGAGAAAAAGGCTCTCGATGACGCGCTGAAGGCGGACATGAACAAGACCATCACCGCCGCAAAGGAGCGATTCCTGGCGGAAGTGAAAGCCGCTGGAGCGAAGTAG
- the atpH gene encoding ATP synthase F1 subunit delta, translating to MAEVTSRYARALADVVIDRKLIPGRVREQVNTIAQLVSANHNLRQVWDNPSVPADQKRKLLDAIGQKIVLDPMVRNFIAVLIDHQRIAMIDLIARQFETELDSRLGIAEAKVTSSRDLTTDERLALENQIKQITGKAVRALYATDKALIGGAVVQIGSTIYDGSVRGQLNKIRETLSAE from the coding sequence ATGGCCGAGGTAACCAGCCGTTACGCCCGTGCCCTTGCCGACGTCGTGATCGACAGGAAACTGATTCCCGGGCGCGTTCGCGAGCAGGTGAACACGATTGCGCAGCTGGTTTCAGCCAACCATAACCTGCGCCAGGTGTGGGATAACCCTTCGGTTCCGGCCGATCAGAAGCGGAAGTTGTTGGACGCGATTGGACAGAAGATCGTGCTGGACCCGATGGTGCGGAACTTCATTGCCGTGCTGATCGATCACCAGCGCATCGCGATGATCGATCTCATCGCACGGCAGTTCGAGACGGAACTGGATTCGCGGCTGGGAATCGCCGAAGCGAAGGTGACGAGTTCGCGTGATCTGACGACGGACGAGCGGCTCGCGCTGGAGAACCAGATCAAGCAGATTACCGGCAAGGCGGTGCGCGCGCTGTATGCGACCGATAAGGCCCTGATCGGCGGCGCCGTGGTGCAGATCGGCAGCACCATTTACGACGGTTCCGTGCGCGGCCAGTTGAACAAGATAAGAGAGACGCTGAGCGCGGAATAA
- a CDS encoding ATP synthase F0 subunit B, with protein MKSFIRHIILFLALSVAFGIAVAQQPEAASAPHAAQTQAEPQKPEAAGQMSPEEKQSGSEAQVGNKQGIAKEEESEEENAALKYSPTVTKVGKLIGLGPKASYWLFTCLNFAVVLWLVGWFLKAKVAPGLRERNVSIRSAMDAAKKASDEANARLANIEARLAKIDGEVAGLKAQAETDFKVEEQRIQQQAVEDAKRVVEAAEQEIASAAKSARRELKVFAADLAVGLAEKKISVDRDTDESLVRSFVDQLGKDGE; from the coding sequence ATGAAGAGTTTCATTCGACACATAATCCTTTTTCTCGCGCTGAGCGTCGCGTTCGGAATCGCGGTCGCGCAGCAGCCAGAAGCCGCGTCGGCACCGCATGCTGCGCAGACGCAAGCCGAACCCCAGAAGCCGGAGGCGGCGGGTCAGATGAGCCCCGAAGAGAAGCAGTCGGGGTCCGAGGCGCAAGTAGGCAATAAGCAAGGGATCGCGAAGGAAGAGGAATCGGAAGAAGAAAACGCCGCCCTGAAGTATTCGCCGACGGTGACCAAGGTAGGGAAACTGATCGGCCTCGGGCCGAAGGCGTCGTACTGGCTGTTTACTTGTCTGAACTTCGCAGTCGTGCTTTGGCTCGTCGGGTGGTTCCTCAAGGCAAAGGTTGCGCCGGGTCTGCGCGAACGGAATGTGTCGATTCGCTCTGCCATGGACGCGGCGAAGAAAGCCAGCGATGAGGCCAATGCGCGGCTGGCGAATATCGAGGCGCGCCTGGCGAAGATCGATGGCGAAGTTGCGGGACTGAAAGCGCAGGCGGAAACAGATTTCAAGGTAGAAGAGCAACGGATTCAGCAACAGGCGGTGGAAGACGCGAAGCGCGTTGTGGAAGCCGCCGAGCAGGAGATCGCATCGGCAGCAAAGAGCGCCCGCCGTGAACTGAAGGTGTTCGCCGCGGATCTTGCGGTTGGACTGGCGGAGAAGAAGATTTCGGTGGATCGCGACACGGATGAGAGCCTGGTCAGGAGTTTTGTCGATCAACTCGGAAAGGACGGAGAGTAA
- a CDS encoding glycosyltransferase, with the protein MIAQIILAIAVVGSISSTVVLILAIIGAIKFRRNAVRERKAVGRLSENLPPVSVLKPVHGNEARMKENIESFFRQDYPNYEILFAADEADDSALPIIREIAARYPHIHCEIFITGQPPWPNAPNYCFHRLTEVASYDILVTSDSDVEVDSNYLRDVVHPLLDPKVGALTTIFRGKSAGGFWADLDAIGMSVEFAAGVLVVNLLEGTKFGLGPTIALRKDSIGKIGGYAAVRDYLSNDFVVGNFIHKAGYDVVLSSHVVDHIAPRMGFRTMWERQLRWAMGTRYSRPKGHLGTGLTFAMPFGILALIAAPFAGLTSLGVGLFAAAWLNRMIECWVVGWWAARDPVARKLVPLYPLRDLHGFIIWCASYLSKRSLWRDNKYKLLKGGRLWATRANGSVIDPDSPDFWADVPTAEEVLASAGRERS; encoded by the coding sequence TTGATTGCACAGATAATCCTCGCCATTGCCGTTGTCGGAAGCATCTCCTCCACGGTCGTTCTCATTCTTGCCATCATTGGCGCAATCAAGTTCAGGCGTAATGCCGTTCGAGAGCGCAAAGCCGTCGGGAGACTCTCGGAGAATCTGCCGCCGGTCTCGGTCCTGAAGCCGGTACATGGTAATGAAGCTCGGATGAAAGAGAACATCGAGAGCTTCTTCCGTCAGGACTACCCGAACTACGAGATCCTGTTTGCGGCCGACGAGGCAGACGACTCAGCGCTGCCGATAATCCGTGAAATCGCTGCACGTTATCCCCACATACACTGCGAAATTTTCATTACCGGGCAGCCGCCGTGGCCAAATGCCCCGAATTATTGCTTCCATCGCCTGACAGAGGTCGCGTCCTACGACATCCTTGTGACCAGCGACAGTGACGTTGAGGTGGATTCGAATTACTTGCGCGATGTGGTTCACCCCCTGCTCGATCCCAAGGTCGGGGCACTCACTACTATCTTCCGCGGAAAGAGCGCGGGTGGCTTCTGGGCTGATCTCGACGCAATCGGCATGTCGGTGGAGTTCGCGGCCGGAGTTCTCGTGGTCAACCTGCTGGAGGGTACGAAGTTTGGGCTCGGGCCGACGATCGCTCTGCGCAAAGACTCCATAGGGAAGATTGGCGGTTACGCCGCGGTTCGGGATTATCTGTCGAACGATTTCGTGGTCGGAAACTTCATTCACAAAGCCGGATACGATGTTGTGCTTTCCAGCCATGTAGTCGATCACATAGCCCCTCGGATGGGTTTCCGAACCATGTGGGAGAGACAGCTGCGGTGGGCCATGGGCACCCGTTATTCGCGTCCCAAGGGCCACTTGGGCACTGGGCTTACATTCGCGATGCCCTTCGGAATCCTGGCCTTGATTGCCGCTCCGTTCGCCGGATTGACTTCGCTGGGCGTGGGACTGTTTGCCGCCGCATGGCTGAACCGCATGATTGAGTGTTGGGTCGTTGGCTGGTGGGCTGCCCGTGATCCTGTGGCGCGAAAATTAGTGCCACTGTATCCCTTACGAGATCTGCACGGATTTATCATCTGGTGCGCGAGCTACCTGTCCAAACGGAGTCTCTGGCGTGACAACAAGTACAAGTTGCTGAAGGGCGGCCGGTTGTGGGCCACTCGCGCGAACGGTTCCGTCATCGACCCCGACTCGCCGGATTTCTGGGCCGACGTTCCCACGGCCGAGGAAGTTCTTGCGTCGGCTGGGCGAGAGCGGTCGTAA
- a CDS encoding glycosyltransferase family 39 protein — protein MNSGATPNLQDPGQLQESTVGIISGQTGSPKRFHWNWRVSVLLLVALWGVVYLAGIANPALLDDVDTVHAEAAREMVLRHDWVTLYTDGFRYLEKAPLMYWGMATSYEIFGVNTWSTRLPLLLGVLALILATYYLGRYVYGEKGGLFSGVVLATALGLYIYTRFLIPEVLVTLWLTIGYYLFLRSLEEERPSRFVCWGFAATCALNVLTKGLIGLVFPFAAIGAFLILTRNLKHLLKLRLFSSTLVFLAIAAPWHILAAIRNPAQGQARGFLWFYFINEHVMRFLGKRVPPGYDTVPLAIFWGLILVWVFPWSIFLPQAVRDVPAWRKLRAGAAKLDRRGRANLLFLLWPLVILLFFSFSTRQEYYMIPGVPGIALLAGGWLVRESEPDAPESSRRAGLISSIILLVLGALAFVAGMYVLLVSRAPAPGADLADLLKKNPQDYNFSLGHVLDLTPEALGIFRIPLLGASLALLLGPGANWIFRKLRRPFAGNVALVGMMVVLLACIHSAYITFSPILSSYNLAVAIQKHFRPGDVIVIDGRYDQASTLNFYIGVPVHVLHAPSGNLWYGAKFPDAPKLFETQESFASLWKSPTTVFMWADNEQPRALSGMKAFQLARSGGKLVFTNHDPTTEIPR, from the coding sequence ATGAATTCAGGTGCCACCCCCAATCTGCAGGATCCGGGTCAGCTGCAAGAGTCGACCGTTGGCATCATTTCCGGTCAAACGGGTAGCCCAAAGCGGTTCCATTGGAACTGGCGCGTTTCTGTCCTCCTCCTCGTTGCATTATGGGGAGTCGTTTACCTTGCGGGTATTGCGAATCCTGCATTGCTCGACGATGTCGACACCGTGCATGCCGAAGCCGCGCGCGAGATGGTGTTACGGCACGACTGGGTAACGCTTTACACGGACGGATTCCGGTACCTGGAAAAAGCGCCACTGATGTATTGGGGCATGGCGACCAGCTACGAGATTTTTGGCGTAAACACCTGGAGCACGCGCTTGCCATTGCTGCTCGGCGTGCTCGCGTTAATTCTCGCGACGTATTACCTGGGGCGCTATGTTTATGGTGAGAAGGGTGGTCTGTTTTCGGGCGTTGTACTGGCTACAGCGTTGGGCCTCTACATTTATACCCGCTTCCTGATTCCAGAAGTGCTGGTCACCCTGTGGCTCACGATTGGGTACTACCTATTCTTGCGCTCGCTGGAAGAAGAGCGGCCTTCGCGTTTTGTCTGCTGGGGATTTGCCGCGACATGTGCGTTGAATGTGCTCACGAAGGGACTGATCGGGCTGGTGTTTCCGTTTGCCGCGATCGGGGCCTTTCTTATTTTGACGCGGAATTTGAAGCACCTGCTGAAACTGCGCCTGTTTTCCAGCACGCTAGTTTTCCTGGCGATCGCAGCACCGTGGCACATCCTGGCGGCAATCCGTAATCCGGCCCAGGGTCAGGCGCGGGGGTTCCTCTGGTTCTATTTCATCAACGAGCACGTCATGCGTTTCCTTGGGAAACGCGTGCCCCCGGGGTACGACACTGTTCCCTTGGCGATATTCTGGGGCCTCATCCTGGTTTGGGTATTCCCGTGGAGTATCTTTCTGCCGCAAGCTGTGCGTGACGTGCCGGCGTGGCGAAAACTCCGGGCCGGGGCTGCCAAACTGGACCGACGCGGTCGGGCGAACTTGCTGTTCCTCCTTTGGCCGCTGGTGATCCTTTTATTCTTCAGCTTCTCCACCCGGCAGGAGTACTACATGATTCCGGGTGTGCCCGGAATTGCCTTGTTAGCCGGTGGTTGGCTTGTACGGGAATCTGAGCCGGACGCCCCGGAGTCGAGTCGCCGGGCCGGACTGATTTCATCCATCATATTGTTGGTATTGGGCGCCCTGGCATTCGTTGCCGGAATGTACGTTCTCCTCGTTTCGCGTGCTCCTGCGCCGGGAGCCGACCTGGCAGACCTTCTTAAGAAGAATCCGCAGGACTACAACTTTTCTTTGGGCCATGTGCTCGATTTGACGCCGGAGGCCCTGGGCATTTTTCGTATCCCGCTCCTCGGAGCATCGCTCGCTCTGCTGCTTGGACCTGGGGCGAATTGGATTTTCCGGAAGCTTCGGCGTCCATTTGCCGGGAACGTCGCGCTTGTCGGAATGATGGTCGTTCTATTGGCCTGCATACACTCGGCTTACATCACCTTCTCGCCGATTCTTTCGTCCTACAATCTTGCAGTCGCGATTCAAAAACACTTTCGGCCGGGGGATGTGATCGTCATCGATGGCCGGTATGATCAGGCGTCTACACTTAACTTCTATATCGGGGTTCCGGTCCATGTGTTGCACGCGCCCAGCGGGAACCTCTGGTATGGCGCGAAGTTCCCCGATGCGCCGAAACTCTTCGAAACGCAAGAATCGTTTGCGAGTTTGTGGAAGAGTCCGACAACGGTATTCATGTGGGCAGATAACGAACAGCCACGAGCTTTAAGCGGGATGAAGGCGTTTCAACTTGCGCGTAGCGGCGGCAAGCTCGTGTTCACGAACCACGATCCAACGACAGAGATACCACGCTAG
- a CDS encoding EamA family transporter: protein MTLRKYLVILSIVIFGSCGDAFLAHGMKQVPPIDIHHLSHLFFALTNPFIILGIVSLIIFMWSYMTALSFADLSYVLPATAISYVLMVLLSIFWLHEHVSPQRWSGVVLIVIGVGIVAGGPSRTEDPELSANSEGALDKSL, encoded by the coding sequence TTGACCCTTCGAAAATATCTCGTAATCCTTTCGATCGTCATCTTTGGTTCGTGCGGAGACGCTTTCCTGGCGCACGGGATGAAGCAGGTCCCGCCCATTGATATTCATCATTTGTCGCATCTGTTTTTCGCACTCACGAATCCCTTCATTATTTTAGGAATCGTTTCTCTCATCATTTTTATGTGGAGCTACATGACTGCGCTGTCTTTTGCAGACCTTAGTTATGTACTCCCAGCGACGGCTATCAGCTATGTCCTGATGGTGCTGTTGTCGATTTTCTGGCTGCACGAGCATGTCAGTCCGCAACGCTGGTCCGGGGTTGTCCTCATCGTGATTGGAGTTGGAATCGTTGCCGGGGGGCCATCGCGAACCGAGGACCCGGAGCTTTCCGCAAATTCAGAAGGGGCGCTGGATAAATCGTTATGA
- the ilvC gene encoding ketol-acid reductoisomerase: protein MAKIYHDSDADLALIRAKKVAIIGYGSQGHAHALSLKDSGVRVRVGLQAGSASVAKARQAGLEVGSVADVSKWADVIMILAPDTAQPEIYEQYIAPYLTAGKMLMFAHGFNIRYGTIQCPEGVDVTMIAPKAPGHRVREVFVEGGGTPGLLAIHQDATGNAKALALSYAKGIGCTRAGVIETTFTEETETDLFGEQAVLCGGVSALIKAGFETLVNAGYQPEIAYFECLHELKLIVDLIYRGGLNYMRYSVSDTAEYGDYTAGPRVINEETRKTMQKLLDEIQDGTFARKWIAENKAGRVQFEATREKEQDQQIEEVGAELRSMMKFLDPVDASQFRKTATTSAAD from the coding sequence ATGGCGAAGATTTATCATGACAGCGATGCTGACCTGGCGCTCATTCGGGCGAAGAAGGTTGCGATTATTGGTTATGGTTCACAGGGACACGCGCACGCGCTGAGCCTGAAGGACAGCGGCGTGCGGGTGCGGGTGGGATTGCAGGCGGGCAGCGCGTCGGTCGCGAAGGCACGTCAGGCGGGGCTCGAGGTGGGCTCGGTTGCCGACGTTTCGAAATGGGCTGACGTGATCATGATTCTCGCGCCGGATACGGCACAACCGGAAATTTATGAGCAGTACATCGCGCCGTACCTCACGGCGGGGAAGATGCTGATGTTTGCGCACGGTTTCAACATCCGCTACGGGACGATTCAGTGTCCTGAGGGCGTCGATGTGACGATGATCGCGCCGAAGGCGCCGGGACATCGCGTACGCGAAGTGTTCGTGGAGGGCGGAGGAACGCCTGGGTTGCTGGCGATTCACCAGGACGCGACCGGGAACGCGAAGGCGCTGGCGCTGTCGTATGCAAAGGGAATCGGCTGCACGCGCGCGGGCGTCATCGAGACGACGTTCACGGAGGAGACCGAGACGGATTTGTTCGGCGAGCAGGCAGTGCTCTGCGGCGGCGTGTCGGCGCTGATCAAGGCCGGGTTCGAAACGCTGGTGAACGCTGGGTATCAGCCGGAGATTGCTTATTTCGAGTGTCTGCACGAATTGAAGCTGATCGTCGATCTTATCTACCGTGGCGGGTTGAATTACATGCGGTACTCGGTGAGCGATACGGCGGAGTATGGCGACTACACGGCGGGTCCGCGTGTGATTAACGAAGAGACGCGGAAGACGATGCAGAAGCTACTCGATGAGATCCAGGACGGAACTTTCGCGAGGAAGTGGATCGCCGAGAACAAGGCTGGCAGGGTGCAGTTCGAGGCGACCCGGGAGAAAGAGCAGGACCAGCAGATCGAAGAGGTCGGCGCGGAACTGCGGTCGATGATGAAGTTCCTGGACCCGGTGGATGCGAGCCAGTTCCGGAAAACGGCAACGACATCGGCAGCAGATTAA
- the ilvN gene encoding acetolactate synthase small subunit — protein sequence MLNVFVVHVENKPGVLTRVASLFRRRAFNIDSLNVGRTDNPDVSRMTIVVDTDADGAKRIEAHLYKLVNVLLVENITAHPSIVRDLAMIKVACAQESRPHVLDLVGVFRGRVIDVAPDSVTVEITGTEDKIDGLLEVLRPYGVLEMVRTGIVAMKRGAKSVPMQTISNSIAAANDQGISYSV from the coding sequence ATGCTGAATGTATTTGTGGTGCATGTCGAAAATAAGCCAGGTGTGCTGACGCGGGTGGCCTCGCTATTCCGCCGGCGCGCTTTCAATATCGACTCGCTGAACGTGGGACGGACTGACAACCCGGATGTGTCGAGAATGACGATCGTCGTCGACACGGACGCTGACGGCGCGAAGCGAATCGAGGCGCACCTATACAAACTCGTCAACGTTCTGCTGGTCGAAAACATTACGGCACACCCGTCGATTGTGCGCGACCTGGCAATGATTAAGGTTGCGTGCGCGCAGGAGTCTCGGCCGCATGTGCTGGATCTCGTCGGCGTATTTCGTGGGCGGGTGATTGATGTCGCGCCGGATTCGGTGACAGTGGAGATTACTGGAACCGAGGACAAGATTGATGGACTGCTTGAAGTGCTGCGGCCCTATGGCGTGCTCGAGATGGTGCGCACGGGGATCGTGGCGATGAAGCGCGGGGCGAAGTCTGTGCCAATGCAGACGATTAGCAATTCGATTGCAGCGGCGAATGATCAGGGAATTTCGTATTCGGTGTAG